In Acomys russatus chromosome 9, mAcoRus1.1, whole genome shotgun sequence, the following are encoded in one genomic region:
- the Basp1 gene encoding brain acid soluble protein 1 encodes MGGKLSKKKKGYNVNDEKAKDKDKKAEGAGTEEEGTQKESEPQAAADGATEVKESAEEKPKDAADGEAKAEEKEGDKAAAKEEAPKAEPEKSEGAAEEQPEPAPAPEQEAAAPGPAAGGEAPKAGDAGTESTGEGAAKEEGEAKKTEAPAAAAAPAAAAAGPETKSDAAPAASDSKPSSSAEPAPSSKETPAASEAPSSTAKAPAPAAPAAEPQAEAPGGASSEQSVAVKE; translated from the coding sequence ATGGGAGGCAAGCTgagcaagaagaagaagggctACAATGTGAACGACGAGAAAGCCAAGGACAAAGACAAGAAGGCTGAAGGCGCGGGCACCGAGGAGGAGGGGACCCAAAAGGAGAGCGAGCCCCAGGCAGCCGCCGACGGCGCCACCGAGGTCAAGGAGAGCGCGGAGGAGAAGCCCAAGGACGCGGCGGACGGCGAGGCCAAGGCGGAGGAGAAGGAGGGCGACAAGGCTGCGGCCAAGGAGGAGGCGCCCAAGGCCGAGCCCGAGAAGAGCGAGGGCGCCGCGGAGGAGCAGCCCGAGCCCGCGCCGGCGCCCGAGCAGGAGGCGGCCGCGCCCGGGCCCGCTGCGGGCGGCGAGGCCCCCAAGGCCGGCGACGCGGGCACAGAGAGCACGGGAGAGGGCGCGGCCAAGGAGGAGGGCGAGGCCAAAAAGACTGAGgctcccgccgccgccgctgctcccgctgccgccgccgccggccCGGAGACGAAAAGCGACGCGGCCCCGGCGGCTTCAGACTCTAAACCTAGCAGCAGCGCGGAGCCCGCGCCCTCGTCCAAGGAGACGCCCGCGGCCTCGGAGGCGCCCAGTTCCACAGCCAAGGCCCCCGCGCCCGCCGCGCCCGCCGCGGAGCCCCAGGCCGAGGCGCCTGGCGGCGCCAGCTCCGAGCAAAGCGTGGCCGTCAAAGAGTAA